A portion of the Naumovozyma castellii chromosome 2, complete genome genome contains these proteins:
- the SUL2 gene encoding sulfate permease (ancestral locus Anc_8.271), giving the protein MSGTNGNPFNTRESENDLSNDQYEIPNYTSNIPSSGNSTQNLDDLELEYDQYKVSETNNNDDVINNNNNNNNNNNNIPELETQQNLDVQFSNTTNNKENQYRIVSTVNPVIIPNYDEKTVSIKDYYDHSIRENVTLVGVRDYFLSIFPITRWLPHYNLTWFTSDLIAGITVGCVLVPQSMSYAQIATLPAQYGLYSSFIGAFCYSLFATSKDVCIGPVAVMSLETAKVVTKVLAKYPDNDPTITAPIVATALSLLCGIVTAGVGVLRLGFLVELISLNAVTGFMTGSALNILWGQVPGLMGYNSKVNTRTANYKVIIETLKHLPDTKLDAVFGLIPLFLLYLWKWWCDNMGPKLVDKWFPKNKNERANFYFKKFYFYAQAAKNAIIIIVFTAISWSITRGKAKADRPISILGTVPKGLKEVGVMKLPDGLLSKLAPELPASVIVLLLEHIAIAKSFGRINDYKVVPDQELIAIGVTNLIGTFFNAYPATGSFSRSALKAKCKVRTPLSGIFTGACVLLALYCLTGAFFYIPKATLSAVIIQAVSDLIASYKITWNFWKMNPLDCLCFLVTVFITVFSSIENGIYFAVCWSCAILLLKVCFPAGKFLGRIEVAEVIDGYVDNSIESATTAEYSSASSPSSDNETDTKKIQKTSSISFGKDAKAVAVSTSPVDCNPKVRYYTKWVPFDHAYTRELNPSVNILPPPPGVIVYRLTDSFTYINCSRHYDVIFDEVKRQTRRGQLLRHRKKADRPWNDPGEWEAPQFLKNLFHRKKKNSTDEESAVDVSDNSSIRDNRPLLKIVCLDFSQVAQIDASAIQSLVDLRKSINRYADRQVEFHFAGIVSPWVKRGLINRGFGTINDEFSDASIIAGHSSYHLTRTLPDSDFDLESNFRDTYSRSQYHVFAATGTNLPFFHIDIPDFSKWDL; this is encoded by the coding sequence ATGTCCGGAACAAACGGTAACCCATTCAATACTCGTGAATCGGAAAACGATCTGTCTAATGATCAATATGAGATCCCCAACTATACCTCCAATATCCCAAGTTCAGGCAACTCAACGCAAAACTTGGACGATCTGGAATTAGAATACGATCAATATAAAGTCTCAGAGACTAATAATAACGACGATGTTataaacaacaacaacaacaacaacaacaacaataataatattccagaGTTAGAAACACAACAAAATTTAGATGTTCAATTCAGTAATACTacaaacaacaaagaaaacCAATATCGTATTGTATCAACTGTAAACCCAGTAATCATCCCAAACTACGATGAAAAGACCGTCTCAATAAAGGATTACTACGATCATTCCATTCGTGAAAATGTAACCCTGGTGGGTGTCAGAGACTACTTCTTGTCTATTTTCCCCATCACACGTTGGTTACCCCATTATAACTTAACATGGTTTACCTCAGACTTAATCGCTGGTATCACAGTCGGCTGTGTCCTTGTGCCTCAATCAATGTCCTATGCGCAAATCGCAACTTTACCTGCTCAATATGGTCTATATTCCTCTTTCATCGGTGCCTTCTGTTACTCATTGTTCGCTACTTCAAAGGATGTTTGTATTGGTCCCGTTGCGGTCATGTCTTTAGAGACAGCTAAAGTGGTCACCAAAGTTCTTGCCAAGTATCCAGATAATGATCCAACCATTACCGCTCCTATTGTTGCCACTGCCCTATCCTTATTATGTGGTATCGTCACCGCAGGGGTGGGTGTGTTAAGATTGGGGTTCTTAGTGGAATTAATCTCTTTAAACGCAGTTACTGGGTTCATGACTGGTTCCgctttaaatattttgtggGGGCAAGTGCCAGGTTTAATGGGGTACAATAGTAAGGTTAATACAAGAACCGCTAATTATAAGGTGATCattgaaactttgaaacatttacCTGATACCAAACTGGATGCTGTATTTGGTTTAATTCCATTGTTCCTCTTATATCTTTGGAAATGGTGGTGTGACAACATGGGTCCAAAATTAGTTGATAAATGGTTCCCaaagaacaaaaatgaaagaGCTAATTTTTactttaagaaattttatttctatGCACAGGCTGCAAAGAATGcaatcattattattgtatTCACCGCTATTTCATGGTCCATTACAAGGGGGAAAGCTAAGGCTGATAGACCAATTTCTATCTTAGGTACTGTGCCCAAGGGGTTAAAGGAAGTTGGTGTAATGAAATTACCAGATGGATTATTAAGTAAATTGGCACCTGAATTACCTGCCTCTGTTATCGTTTTACTATTGGAACATATCGCCATTGCTAAATCTTTTGGTAGAATTAATGATTATAAAGTGGTCCCAGATCAAGAATTAATTGCCATTGGTGTCACAAATTTAATTGGTACTTTCTTTAATGCATACCCTGCTACAGGTTCCTTCTCCAGATCTGCCTTGAAGGCTAAATGTAAAGTGAGAACACCATTATCTGGTATTTTTACCGGTGCATGTGTCCTATTGGCTCTTTACTGTTTAACTGGTGCATTCTTCTACATTCCAAAGGCTACTTTATCCGCCGTTATCATTCAAGCTGTCTCAGATTTAATTGCTTCTTACAAGATCACATGGAATTTCTGGAAGATGAATCCTCTAGACTGTTTATGTTTCCTAGTGACTGTCTTTATTACCGTCTTTTcatccattgaaaatggtATTTACTTCGCTGTATGCTGGTCATGTGCGATCCTATTATTAAAAGTTTGCTTCCCAGCTGGTAAATTCTTAGGAAGAATTGAAGTCGCTGAAGTCATTGATGGATACGTTGACAATTCCATTGAATCCGCTACCACTGCTGAATATTCTTCTGCCTCATCTCCATCTTCCGATAATGAAACTGATACcaagaaaattcaaaaaactTCATCAATCTCATTTGGTAAAGATGCTAAAGCTGTTGCCGTTTCCACTAGTCCAGTCGATTGTAATCCAAAGGTTAGATATTACACTAAATGGGTTCCATTTGATCATGCATACACAAGAGAATTAAATCCAAGTGTAAACATCCTCCCACCTCCACCGGGCGTTATTGTTTACAGGCTGACAGATAGTTTCACTTATATTAATTGTTCCAGACATTATGACGTTATCTTTGATGAAGTGAAGAGACAAACTAGACGTGGTCAATTGTTAAGACATAGAAAGAAAGCTGATCGTCCTTGGAATGATCCTGGTGAATGGGAAGCTCCTCAATTCTTAAAAAATCTGTTCCAtaggaagaagaaaaatagtactgatgaagaatccGCCGTGGACGTTTCCGATAATAGTAGTATTCGTGATAATAGaccattattgaaaattgttTGCTTAGACTTTTCTCAAGTTGCACAAATTGATGCCTCTGCCATTCAATCTCTCGTCGATTTGAGAAAATCTATTAATAGATATGCAGACAGACAAGTGGAATTCCATTTTGCAGGTATTGTATCTCCATGGGTCAAGAGAGGTTTAATTAACAGGGGGTTCGGGacaattaatgatgaattcagTGATGCTTCCATCATTGCTGGTCACTCAAGTTATCATTTGACAAGAACTTTACCTGATTCTGACTTTGATCTAGAATCGAATTTTAGAGATACTTATTCTCGTTCTCAATATCATGTTTTTGCCGCTACGGGGACGAATTTACCTTTCTTCCATATTGATATTCCtgatttttccaaatgggATCTCTAA
- the GEP5 gene encoding Gep5p (ancestral locus Anc_8.266): MEKSVTTTLLRSLPNVPLHRKTLDLLERKIQTANDKSTRHSFKVPLLQLLCKYERYNIQEDKRGIEKVLESIAYNTYFIWNNPVPSHLQVFQKNNEMLRRYWPCVYHRGMDTKRDSIIVQWAKSNNGDALLKGTMNHIQPGASAEELLMFKKIFQHYIFLTLNARITSNAKRLQPPLVGVPMNSMGETIPQVRVKNLFRKKVSWTANALCALNPVLNVENHGFLDEIINADYENTSRSLRRLYQRASKNAHVIAGESPESIQFAIAKDLHRML, translated from the coding sequence ATGGAGAAATCAGTCACAACGACTCTTCTGAGAAGTCTTCCTAACGTTCCATTACATAGGAAGACGCTAGATCTTCTAGAACGGAAGATTCAAACAGCGAACGACAAGTCCACAAGACATAGTTTCAAAGTACCATTATTACAATTACTGTGCAAGTATGAACGGTACAATATACAAGAAGATAAACGTGGGATAGAGAAAGTATTAGAATCCATTGCGTACAACACCTATTTCATTTGGAACAACCCTGTCCCTTCGCACTTACAGGTGTTCCAAAAAAACAATGAAATGTTACGACGTTATTGGCCGTGCGTGTACCATCGGGGGATGGACACCAAGAGGGATTCCATAATTGTGCAATGGGCCAAGAGTAATAATGGCGATGCGCTCTTAAAGGGGACCATGAATCACATACAGCCGGGTGCGAGTGCGGAAGAGCTTTTAATGtttaagaaaatatttcaacaCTACATATTTCTCACGTTGAATGCCCGGATTACTAGTAACGCGAAACGGTTGCAACCGCCCCTTGTAGGAGTGCCTATGAATTCGATGGGTGAGACGATTCCGCAGGTTCGAGTCAAGAATCTCTTCAGGAAGAAGGTGAGTTGGACGGCTAATGCGCTGTGTGCCTTGAATCCCGTGCTAAACGTAGAGAACCATGGCTTCTTGGACGAAATCATAAACGCTGACTATGAGAACACGTCGAGGTCTTTGCGAAGACTGTACCAGAGGGCATCGAAAAACGCACATGTGATTGCCGGGGAGTCACCAGAGAGCATCCAATTTGCCATTGCCAAAGACTTACATCGTATGTTGTAG
- the NYV1 gene encoding Nyv1p (ancestral locus Anc_8.276) yields the protein MKRFYVSYVEVLKQGETVSSCFEDTSSKGDSYGSISNHDCNVNTPDVFHRLIKDIVVPKVVPLQGNKVTKVSMNLIDGYDCYYTTSEEAGEEELLVCFTDVTIPKILPIRLLSELKKDGGNGTDTALSGHVGQILDEFHNELTALQNENSEGASTENDLQDVVNIMNNNIDKFLERQERISLLVDKTSQLNDNSHNFKKKAVRIKERMWWQRMKNTTLMIFAVILTVSALFIFFYVL from the exons ATGAAAAGATTCTATG TATCGTATGTGGAAGTATTAAAGCAAGGGGAGACAGTATCGAGTTGCTTTGAGGATACCTCTTCAAAGGGGGACTCATACGGGTCCATCAGTAATCACGATTGCAACGTCAATACGCCCGATGTATTTCATCGATTGATTAAAGATATTGTGGTACCTAAAGTGGTCCCATTGCAGGGAAATAAAGTGACTAAAGTGTCTATGAATCTGATAGATGGGTATGATTGTTATTATACGACATCTGAAGAAGCTGGTGAGGAGGAACTACTTGTCTGCTTTACGGATGTGACCATCCCTAAGATTTTACCCATAAGGTTATTGAGCGAGTTGAAGAAGGACGGTGGTAATGGGACAGATACAGCTTTGAGTGGACATGTGGGGCAAATACTGGATGAATTCCATAATGAATTGACTGCTTTACAAAATGAGAATTCAGAGGGAGCCTCCACGGAGAATGATCTTCAAGATGTGGTGAATATtatgaataataacataGATAAGTTTCTGGAAAGACAAGAGAGGATTTCACTTCTTGTGGATAAGACGTCacaattgaatgataatAGTCATAATTTTAAGAAGAAGGCCGTTAGAATAAAAGAACGAATGTGGTGGCAACGAATGAAAAATACTACATTGATGATATTTGCAGTTATCTTGACGGTGAGTGCAttattcatcttcttttatGTCTTATGA
- the GIS3 gene encoding Gis3p (ancestral locus Anc_8.277), with protein MGLLMNPVTGYNKLNSSIRTSLAKPPGEHQPQKFFTNDCNEAHIATLLPRTMNELHNILKANPRGRKRPQGMDTVSKSGVIDLDTVPASRSITPSMNSVLSQIKKYKGDTCEVPTEDIGDATEDRRIREGDQLERISFVHDSTAFHNNTDSEINETDNNIHSLSLDVENNANGDTKDIDKIIIPRIKLLNFQDLDLHDNEWVPENLIQLYKPIYERPKANRYTLETDVLGEPIQKPQILKDLPSNQRTTIPSIASKEAIVYDHTQIELKPWAPLSSSYKLEIEPCVDEIDVNDCPSVPLRRTRQQNLNPNFLRLYSIEKSCRLKKILPEINIDERALGQLSYDDIRSLDISANNEGADEISSHDVKLALITKKKLWSEMLCEVRQDTYGDSSPWNLNFIATSSHDDNDAIDNVTAVDTDESHSNVEGGKGGQERRTSLVRLYSDLKPWLNENRGNSTTTTKCMLKPCGKLTLDKRYTSRKSVLKSPAQEIQYVVKGWCDDRFIGRMMTD; from the coding sequence ATGGGACTACTCATGAACCCAGTAACGGGATACAACAAACTGAACTCCAGTATACGAACGTCACTAGCAAAACCCCCAGGGGAACACCAACCCCAGAAATTCTTTACAAATGATTGCAATGAGGCTCATATTGCTACTTTGTTGCCACGTACTATGAATGAACttcataatattttgaaggCTAACCCCAGAGGAAGGAAAAGACCACAGGGAATGGATACTGTGAGTAAATCCGGGGTAATAGATCTTGATACTGTGCCAGCATCTCGTTCGATTACGCCCTCTATGAATTCAGTACTTTCACAGATTAAGAAGTATAAGGGTGATACTTGTGAGGTGCCAACGGAAGATATAGGTGACGCAACGGAAGACCGGCGAATACGAGAAGGTGATCAATTAGAaagaatttcttttgtCCATGATTCCACTGCATTCCATAATAATACCGATAGTGAAATCAACGAAacagataataatattcattcCCTCTCTCTAGATGTAGAGAATAATGCAAATGGAGATACcaaagatattgataaaATCATAATACCAAGAATAAAACtcttaaattttcaagacCTTGATCTTCATGATAATGAGTGGGTGCCAGAGAACCTGATACAGCTTTATAAACCAATTTATGAAAGACCCAAGGCGAATAGATATACGTTAGAAACTGACGTTCTTGGAGAGCCTATCCAAAAACCTCAAATCCTAAAAGATCTTCCCTCTAATCAGCGAACAACGATACCGTCTATCGCATCAAAGGAAGCTATAGTATACGACCATACGCAGATTGAATTAAAGCCATGGGCTCCCTTATCATCGTCGTATAAGTTAGAAATAGAGCCTTGTGTGGACGAGATTGACGTAAATGATTGTCCCTCGGTACCtttaagaagaacaagacaGCAAAACTTAAATCCGAACTTCTTACGTCTTTATTCGATTGAAAAATCCTGTcgtttgaagaaaatattgccagaaataaatattgatgagAGGGCCCTGGGACAATTGTCATATGACGATATTCGTTCTCTTGATATAAGTGCCAATAATGAAGGGGCAGATGAAATATCATCGCATGATGTGAAACTGGCTCTAATAACTAAGAAGAAACTATGGTCTGAAATGCTTTGTGAAGTTAGGCAAGATACTTATGGAGATTCTTCGCCCTGGAATTTGAACTTCATTGCTACTTCTTCtcatgatgataatgatgcGATTGACAATGTTACCGCTGTGGACACTGATGAGTCTCATAGCAATGTAGAAGGTGGTAAGGGTGGACAAGAGAGAAGAACTTCTCTTGTAAGACTATATTCTGATTTGAAACCTTGGCTTAATGAAAACAGAGGAAATTcaacaaccacaaccaAATGTATGTTGAAACCCTGTGGTAAGTTGACCCTGGATAAGAGATATACGAGTCGTAAATCTGTTTTGAAGAGTCCTGCGCAGGAGATCCAGTATGTGGTGAAAGGTTGGTGCGACGACAGATTCATTGGTAGGATGATGACTGATTAA
- the XDJ1 gene encoding Xdj1p (ancestral locus Anc_8.264) has product MTDLYAVLGVASNATDSDIKKAYRKLALQHHPDKVVNSNSDDREASEIKFKEISAAYEILSDEDKRAHYDLYGSEEEQQRQQRQYDPFESFFNFEQDEEPSRHYEDPKRSPDVKIPLKMTIQELYNGKTFKFKFKRNVICDNCEGLGWRRRKNGQVTVPPEVECKLCKGQGFTEKVRMLAPGFATREKRKCKQCDGKGKHYAKANSEKNKCKKCHGEGLFAESKVLTVSVPRGLRDGDTIKVVNEADQELGKPKTGDLIFSIEEDQRCPKDVQLERKGSNFMTELNISLAEALTGFKDKFVTKTFDGRILNLSIPPGKVIRPGNIIKIEQEGWPLNGEATKFGDLYISVNIEFPPDNWFTEKSDLTQIKNILPRSTSDKTKLSDDPLNTELLLKFEVLETLPDTLKEGQDQGENNAESHGEYRGEGSPQCAQQ; this is encoded by the coding sequence ATGACAGATCTTTACGCGGTCCTTGGAGTAGCATCCAATGCCACTGATTCAGATATCAAGAAGGCATATAGAAAATTAGCATTACAACATCATCCGGATAAAGTGGTGAATTCCAATTCTGATGATAGAGAAGCCAGTGAgattaaattcaaagagatTTCTGCTGCTTATGAAATATTGagtgatgaagataagAGGGCACATTATGATTTGTACGGATCCGAGGAGGAACAACAACGGCAACAACGACAATATGACCcatttgaaagttttttcaatttcgaACAGGATGAGGAACCATCACGACATTATGAGGATCCTAAGAGATCACCGGATGTGAAAATCCCCTTGAAGATGACTATCCAGGAGTTATATAATGGGAAGACTTTCAAGTTCAAGTTTAAGAGGAATGTTATTTGTGATAATTGTGAAGGGTTGGGTTGGAGACGTAGAAAGAATGGACAGGTTACTGTGCCACCAGAGGTGGAATGTAAGCTCTGTAAGGGACAAGGTTTTACGGAGAAAGTTCGAATGTTGGCACCTGGGTTTGCCACACGAGAGAAGAGGAAATGTAAACAATGTGATGGGAAGGGTAAACATTATGCCAAGGCCAATTCCGAAAAGAATAAATGTAAGAAATGTCATGGTGAGGGATTATTTGCGGAATCAAAAGTGTTAACAGTGTCTGTTCCAAGAGGGTTACGTGATGGGGATACCATTAAAGTTGTTAATGAAGCGGATCAAGAGTTAGGTAAACCGAAAACTGGTGATTTGATATTTAGTATTGAAGAGGATCAACGTTGCCCCAAAGACGTTCAACTGGAAAGGAAGGGTTCAAATTTTATGACGGAATTGAACATATCATTAGCAGAAGCACTTACAGGGTTCAAAGATAAATTTGTCACCAAGACATTTGATGGTAGAATACTGAACTTATCGATCCCACCGGGGAAAGTAATTAGACCAGGGAATATAATTAAGATTGAGCAGGAGGGTTGGCCATTGAATGGTGAAGCGACTAAATTTGGTGACTTATACATCTCTGTCAATATTGAATTCCCACCTGATAATTGGTTCACTGAGAAATCAGACTTAACGCAAATAAAGAACATCTTGCCCAGAAGCACGAGTGACAAGACGAAGCTTTCTGATGATCCATTAAATACGGAATTGTTATTGAAGTTTGAGGTCCTAGAGACTCTACCAGATACATTAAAGGAAGGTCAAGATCAAGGTGAGAATAATGCGGAATCCCATGGGGAATATCGAGGTGAAGGATCACCACAATGTGCTCAACAGTAA